GATGGCTTTGGTCGTGGATGGCGTCAAATGCACAGACGTAGTCAAAGCATTTGTCAAACTCCGGATCTCCGGTGATTTCGGCTGCATCCCGGTTTTTGTAGACAAGGTTTGAAAGCCCCTTTTTTTCTGCGTTTTTGCGGGCTGTCGCCAGGGCCGGTTCATGGTTGTCAATGCCTGTAAATTGGCTTTTGGGAAATGCCTCGGCCATAAGGTTTAAGGCAACCCCATGGCCGCAGCCCATATCACACACCCGGATGCCGGATTTGAGCTTTTCCACCAGTTCTCCGTTTTCAATTGAGGGCAGAAACTCGCTGAGCAAGACCTGTTCGTGCTTGGCATCGGCCAGTTGGCTCATGAACTGCTGAAAATCCGGGTATTGGGAAAAGGCAATGCCTTCGCCGGTCTGAAACCCGCCAATGACCGATTCCATTGCACATGATGTGAGCAGGGGGATTTCCTGGGTGTAGACCCCGAGGTTGTTGTTGCCGGATTTGCGGGTCAGAAAATTTGCGTGCTCCGGGGGCAGATAATAGGTGTTTTCATCTTTTCCGTTTTTCCCGGGTGTTATGATTTCGCCGGTGACCATGATGGCCAGCCATTCTTTGAGATAGCGCTCATCGAGCCCGGATGCGGCCGCGATTTCGGCTCCGGTGGCCGGCCGGTCCATGTCTTCAAGGGTGTCAAAAATGCGGTTTTTGTATCCGATGGCCATGGCCAGGTTCAGGGCCCCGTAGTTTAGGATGTCGGCCATTTTCTGGTTAAAATTGTCCATTGTTTTCCCTGGTTGGTACTGGATTTTTGGTGAAAGGGTTTGGTGTAAAACATCACGGGAAA
Above is a window of Desulfosalsimonas propionicica DNA encoding:
- a CDS encoding class I SAM-dependent methyltransferase is translated as MDNFNQKMADILNYGALNLAMAIGYKNRIFDTLEDMDRPATGAEIAAASGLDERYLKEWLAIMVTGEIITPGKNGKDENTYYLPPEHANFLTRKSGNNNLGVYTQEIPLLTSCAMESVIGGFQTGEGIAFSQYPDFQQFMSQLADAKHEQVLLSEFLPSIENGELVEKLKSGIRVCDMGCGHGVALNLMAEAFPKSQFTGIDNHEPALATARKNAEKKGLSNLVYKNRDAAEITGDPEFDKCFDYVCAFDAIHDQSHPLEALKGIRHMMAPGGLFSMVDIKARTNPADNMDHPMGPFLYTVSLMHCMPVGLNDNGTGLGMMWGREQAEAMLAQAGFEDVRVMGMAHDGFNLHYLCKIPKNASLD